From one Coffea eugenioides isolate CCC68of chromosome 11, Ceug_1.0, whole genome shotgun sequence genomic stretch:
- the LOC113751318 gene encoding plant cysteine oxidase 2-like: MGIERNVSKPKGKVYGESKKNRRKQKKTTVVVQKLYETCKEVFSDCGPGVVPSPDKVERLKVVLDSMTEVDVGLRPDMTFFKATTGGEIPRITYLHLYACEKFSIGIFCLPPTGVIPLHNHPGMTVFSKLLFGTMHIKSYDWVGNGPDAMALNADPLEEHPSRVRLAKVKVDSEFTAPCNTSILYPADGGNMHCFKARTPCAVLDVLGPPYCDPEGRHCEYYMDFPFTKFSVVNSISVPVEERDGYAWLEERDRPKDVTVVGEVYSGPKIVEK; encoded by the exons ATGGGGATCGAGAGAAATGTAAGCAAACCAAAAGGTAAAGTGTACGGCGAGTCTAAGAAGAATAGGCGAAAGCAGAAGAAAACAACAGTAGTGGTTCAGAAGCTTTATGAAACTTGCAAGGAAGTATTTTCCGATTGTGGCCCTGGTGTTGTACCTTCACCCGATAAAGTTGAACGGCTTAAGGTTGTTTTAG ATAGCATGACTGAAGTAGATGTAGGCCTGAGGCCAGATATGACATTTTTCAAAGCAACAACTGGCGGAGAAATCCCCAGAATCACGTATTTACACCTCTATGCATGCGAAAAGTTCTCG ATTGGAATCTTCTGTTTGCCGCCCACGGGTGTCATCCCGCTTCATAATCATCCTGGAATGACAGTTTTTAGCAAGCTTCTTTTCGGAACCATGCACATCAAGTCATATGACTGGGTGGGTAACGGACCTGATGCCATGGCTCTGAATGCTGATCCATTAGAAG AACATCCATCAAGAGTACGGTTGGCGAAAGTGAAGGTCGACTCTGAGTTTACTGCTCCGTGCAACACTTCGATTCTGTACCCTGCTGATGGCGGAAACATGCATTGCTTCAAAGCGAGGACTCCATGTGCGGTACTTGATGTGCTTGGACCGCCATATTGTGATCCCGAGGGCCGCCACTGTGAATACTACATGGACTTCCCATTCACAAAGTTCTCAG TCGTCAACAGCATATCAGTGCCTGTGGAAGAGAGGGATGGGTATGCATGGCTTGAAGAGAGGGACAGACCTAAGGATGTAACTGTAGTTGGGGAAGTGTACAGCGGGCCAAAGATAGTGGAGAAGTGA
- the LOC113751239 gene encoding uncharacterized protein LOC113751239: protein MSGNNTVDPLPSAEQRPTTIMDLNMDSLVHCTSHLNLQDISNMAMSCKYLRAVAYSDSVWQSLSRARWPSPIPYYNSQKSSVRDAYLARHTALQQLKFEDPVIDNFLFNLKSHDHLLFLDNRIILSEGPVIRTLDIGINSGGYDSVLTLNDHRARITCMRLFSFSDTTVCRSGELRNSTVLVTSSCDHTIRLWSKGSCYRCYRGHSGGVTTLSDKLLGDSNEKIFASGGVDGTVRLWSSYPKGKRGQQALKGTLYGHEKPVILMVVAGHRSSLLVSMSKDSKVRVWDAFTSSAARSSCCVGMTSVYGVPVGMKCDGSLLYVATGSSVVVIDLRTMREVSTVMHKSQLHSFDVLPSRSLICTGATGSAKLWDLRRSSETFKAEPLAELDGHEGPVKHIRMDAYKIVTGGPDDCYVKVWEVDTGAFTNSLNCAPDHPTPGFGCSAVAVRGCRIVTAGSNGGEGSLCYRDFSSATQPVSSDNSIPASKFWDSSSYSDTDESYD from the exons ATGTCGGGAAATAATACTGTCGACCCTTTGCCATCTGCGGAGCAGAGACCCACGACGATAATGGATCTAAATATGGACTCCCTGGTCCACTGCACCAGCCATCTCAACCTCCAAGACATCTCAAACATGGCCATGTCCTGTAAATACCTCAGGGCAGTTGCATATTCTGATTCCGTCTGGCAATCCCTCTCCAG AGCAAGATGGCCTTCACCAATACCTTATTACAATTCTCAAAAATCAAGTGTCAGGGATGCATACTTGGCCAGGCATACTGCATTGCAGCAGTTGAAGTTTGAAGATCCTGTGATTGATAATTTCTTATTCAATTTAAAGTCTCATGATCACCTACTCTTTCTGGACAATCGTATAATACTATCAGAG GGTCCCGTGATACGCACATTGGATATTGGGATTAATTCTGGAGGATATGATTCTGtcttaacacttaatgatcaCCGAGCTAGAATAACTTGTATGAg ATTGTTTTCCTTCAGTGACACAACTGTATGCCGAAGTGGGGAGCTTAGAAACAGCACTGTCTTGGTCACCTCAAGCTGTGATCATACAATTCGTCTGTGGTCAAAG GGCTCTTGCTACCGATGTTATAGGGGCCATAGTGGTGGAGTAACAACACTTTCAGATAAACTGTTGGGTGATAGCAATGAGAAAATATTTGCCAGTGGAGGTGTTGATGGTACTGTTAGGCTTTGGTCTAGTTACCCTAAAGGAAAACGAGGCCAACAAGCTCTGAAGGGCACGCTATATGGCCATGAGAAACCTGTCATACTGATGGTAGTGGCTGG GCACAGATCATCTCTTTTAGTGAGCATGTCGAAGGACTCCAAG GTGAGAGTATGGGACGCATTTACGTCTTCTGCTGCTCGTTCTTCTTGCTGTGTGGGAATGACTTCTGTGTATGGTGTACCTGTGGGTATGAAGTGCGATGGATCATTGCTGTATGTTGCTACTGGGTCCTCTGTTGTTGTAATTGACTTAAGGACAATGCGTGAAGTCTCCACAGTGATGCACAAAAGCCAACTGCATTCATTTGATGTCCTGCCTTCAAGATCTTTAATATGCACTGGTGCAACTGGCAG TGCAAAACTTTGGGACCTTAGGAGAAGTTCTGAGACATTCAAAGCAGAACCGTTAGCAGAGCTGGATGGACATGAAGGCCCAGTTAAGCATATACGCATGGACGCATACAAGATAGTTACAGGCGGGCCTGATGATTGTTATGTAAAGGTTTGGGAAGTCGACACTGGTGCATTTACTAATTCGTTAAACTGCGCTCCAGATCATCCGACACCTGGTTTTGGCTGTTCGGCCGTGGCCGTAAGGGGATGCAGAATTGTTACTGCTGGCAGCAATGGAGGAGAGGGTTCACTATGCTACAGAGATTTCAGCAGTGCTACTCAACCAGTTTCATCTGATAACAGCATTCCTGCTTCAAAGTTCTGGGATTCGAGTTCTTACAGCGACACTGATGAATCTTATGACTAA
- the LOC113752992 gene encoding V-type proton ATPase subunit d2: MYGFEALTFNIHSGYLEAIVRGHRSGLLTAADYNNLCQCETLDDIKMHLSATEYGPYLQNEPSPLHTTTIVEKCTLKLVDEYKHMLSQATEPLSTFLQYITYGHMIDNVVLIVTGTLHERDVHELLEKCHPLGMFDSIATLAVAQNMRELYRLVLVDTPLAPYFSECITSEDLDDMNIEIMRNTLYKAYLEDFYDFCQKLGGATAEIMSDLLAFEADRRAVNITINSIGTELTRDDRRKLYSNFGLLYPYGHEELAVCEDIDQVRGVMEKYPPYQTIFAKLSYGESQMLDKAFYEEEVKRLCLAFEQQFHYGVFFAYMRLREQEIRNLMWISECVAQNQKSRVHDSVVFIF, from the exons ATGTATGGATTTGAAGCTTTAACGTTCAACATTCACAGCGGTTATCTGGAGGCAATCGTCAGGGGCCACAGATCCGGACTGCTCACTGCTGCCGATTACAACAATCTCTGCCAGTGCGAGACCCTAGACGACATCAAGATGCACCTCTCCGCCACCGAATACGGCCCTTATCTGCAAAACG AGCCATCGCCTTTACATACGACTACAATTGTGGAGAAGTGTACTCTTAAATTGGTTGATGAGTATAAGCACATGCTGAGCCAAGCTACAGAACCCTTGTCAACCTTTTTGCAGTATATCAC ATACGGCCATATGATCGATAATGTTGTCCTAATTGTAACTGGAACATTGCATGAGAGAGACGTTCATGAATTGTTGGAGAAATGCCATCCGTTGGGAATGTTCGACAG TATTGCAACACTGGCAGTCGCACAGAATATGAGGGAGCTTTATAGACTGGTGCTTGTAGACACTCCCCTTGCTCCTTACTTTTCCGAATGCATTACTTCTGAG GACTTGGACGACATGAACATTGAAATCATGAGGAATACCCTCTACAAGGCATACCTTGAGGACTTCTATGATTTTTGCCAG AAACTTGGAGGTGCCACTGCAGAGATAATGTCTGACCTGCTTGCCTTTGAGGCTGATCGCCGAGCAGTTAATATCACCATCAATAG CATTGGGACTGAGCTTACTCGAGATGATCGTAGAAAATTATATTCCAATTTTGGCTTGCT TTACCCTTATGGCCATGAGGAACTTGCTGTTTGTGAGGATATAGATCAG GTTCGTGGTGTCATGGAGAAGTACCCTCCTTATCAAACAATTTTTGCCAAGTTATCTTATGGGGAGAGCCAGATGCTTGACAAGGCATTTTATGAAGAGGAGGTGAAACGACTTTGCTTAGCATTTGAGCAACAG TTCCATTATGGTGTATTCTTTGCATACATGAGGTTGAGGGAGCAGGAGATCAGAAATTTGATGTGGATATCTGAATGCGTGGCTCAGAATCAGAAGTCTAGAGTGCATGATAGTGTTGTTTTCATCTTTTAG